A window of the Candidatus Neomarinimicrobiota bacterium genome harbors these coding sequences:
- a CDS encoding HAD hydrolase-like protein, producing the protein MTSNQPNKLVLFDIDGTLLHCGSSARESLGRALTDITGEKIELRIEDVAGYTDLGIIKNALSRTGLLDGNPEAVVEKVGERYLEILEVAYPERDDQYLYPGIPELLERLKQRSEIRLALLTGNLVTGAKIKLAPFDIWEDFAFGAFGSDSIDRNELPVIAWEKAERLLGESYDPEQTLIVGDTPRDAICAHQNGAKALIVNRRPEWRDKIYAEKPLHVVHSTEEVDIIYQQITEFYR; encoded by the coding sequence ATGACTTCAAATCAACCAAATAAGCTCGTTCTCTTCGACATCGACGGCACGCTGCTGCACTGCGGATCGTCGGCCAGGGAATCCCTTGGGAGAGCATTGACAGATATAACCGGCGAAAAGATTGAGTTGCGGATCGAAGATGTTGCAGGATATACCGATCTGGGGATTATCAAAAATGCATTGAGCCGGACGGGATTATTGGACGGCAACCCCGAGGCGGTGGTAGAAAAAGTTGGCGAGCGCTACCTTGAAATCCTCGAAGTGGCGTATCCCGAGCGGGATGACCAGTACCTGTATCCGGGCATCCCGGAATTACTTGAGCGGCTGAAACAACGGTCGGAAATCCGCCTGGCCCTCCTGACCGGGAATCTGGTCACCGGCGCAAAGATCAAATTGGCGCCGTTCGATATCTGGGAGGATTTTGCCTTCGGCGCATTCGGCAGCGATTCCATCGACCGGAACGAGCTCCCGGTCATTGCCTGGGAAAAGGCAGAGCGGTTACTTGGCGAATCGTATGATCCCGAGCAGACTTTAATCGTTGGCGATACACCACGAGATGCAATCTGTGCACATCAGAACGGAGCGAAAGCCCTGATTGTCAATCGACGACCGGAGTGGCGGGATAAAATCTATGCAGAAAAACCACTTCATGTGGTACATTCGACGGAAGAAGTGGATATAATATACCAGCAGATAACGGAGTTTTATAGATGA